A region of the Bryobacteraceae bacterium genome:
ACCGGCGGCGCGCTGGATGCCGACGAGGAGCTTCCCGGCCCGTTCCTCATCCAGGGCGACCATGCGGGCGGCGTGCGCTTCCGCAACATCACCGTGCGCGTGCCGAAACAGTAGCGCGCGCTATGCTGAAGGCATGAACCGAAGGGACGCCCTTGCGCTGTCGCTGTTCGGCGTGACTGCCCGGGGCCTGGCGGCCGACGTCCGGCCGCTGCCGGATCCGGCGCTGCTCGAAAAGGACGCCGAAAAGTACTGGCTCCAGGTGCGCCGCGAGCAGTTTCTGTTGCCCGGCTGGCGCGCTTTCCTCAACAACGGCAGCCTCGGCGTGGCCCCGCGGCCGGTTGTGCGCGCCGTCACCGAATATCTGGAAACGGCGGCGGCGCTGATCCACGACGAATACCCGCGCTGGGGCTACGAGGACCTGGATGCCGAACGCGCCGAAATGGCGGCGTTTGTCGGGTGCAGGAAGGAAGAACTGGCCTTCACCCATTGCGCCACCGACTCGATGAACGTCATCGCTCACGGTATCGACCTCAAGGCGGGCGACGAGGTGCTGCTGACCGACCACGAGCACCCGAGCGGCATCGCCCCGTGGATGCTGCGTGCGCAGCGCCACGGCATCACCGTGCGCGAGGTGAAGCTCCCCCATCCGCCGCAGAGCCCCGAACAATGGGCTGACATCCTGATTTCGTCCATTGGCCCGCGCACGCGCGTGTTGAGCTTCTCCGGCATTCTCAGCCCCACCGGCGTGCTGATGCCGGTGCGCGAGATCTGCCGCGCCGCCCGGGCCAAGGGCGTGCTCACCGTGGTCGACGGGGCGCACATGAATGGCCAGGTGCCGCTGCGGCTCGCCGAGCTGGAATGCGATTACTTCGCCGGCAGCCCGCACAAGTGGATGTTCGCGCCCGCCGGCTGCGGGCTGCTCTATGTCCGCGAGGAGCACCTCGACCGCCACTGGCCGCTCGTCGTCACCGGCGACTGGGACCGGAAGGACCTGAAGGCGGCGCGCTTCATGAAGATCGGCACCAACAACCGCGCCATCATCGCCGGCATGATGGCGGGCAAGCGGTTTCTCGAATCTCTCGGGCCGGAAAAGGTCTATGCACGCATCCACGAGCTGGCCCGGCGCGTGTACGCGATGGCGAAACAGCGGCCGTACCTGAAGCTGCTCACTCCAGAGGACGACCGCATGTACGGTGCGCTGGTGACGATGACGTTTCCTGAAAATTTCCGCTTCGACGAGCTCTGGCGCAAGGCGCGCGAGCGCCGCATCTGGCTGTATGGAGGGCAGCGGCTGCGCATCTCGACGCCCATCCATCTGCGCATGTCGGACATCGAGGCCGCGTTCGAGCTCTTTGACGAAGTGGCCGGCTACAGGGCGGCATGAAAGACCCGCTTGCCGAGGCCGCGCTGCTGCTGGACTCGCAGCGCGCGATGGTGCTCAGCGTGGCCACCGCGGAAGGAGGCAGCCACGCCGCGCCCGTCTACTACGTGCGCGGC
Encoded here:
- a CDS encoding aminotransferase class V; the encoded protein is MNRRDALALSLFGVTARGLAADVRPLPDPALLEKDAEKYWLQVRREQFLLPGWRAFLNNGSLGVAPRPVVRAVTEYLETAAALIHDEYPRWGYEDLDAERAEMAAFVGCRKEELAFTHCATDSMNVIAHGIDLKAGDEVLLTDHEHPSGIAPWMLRAQRHGITVREVKLPHPPQSPEQWADILISSIGPRTRVLSFSGILSPTGVLMPVREICRAARAKGVLTVVDGAHMNGQVPLRLAELECDYFAGSPHKWMFAPAGCGLLYVREEHLDRHWPLVVTGDWDRKDLKAARFMKIGTNNRAIIAGMMAGKRFLESLGPEKVYARIHELARRVYAMAKQRPYLKLLTPEDDRMYGALVTMTFPENFRFDELWRKARERRIWLYGGQRLRISTPIHLRMSDIEAAFELFDEVAGYRAA